One Desulfovibrio fairfieldensis genomic window carries:
- a CDS encoding methyl-accepting chemotaxis protein, with translation MKLTIQNKLLLPSLTALVILILCSTLLVAEMIASRLEDNFRQQLDVSNSVLLKGVNNAAVNYKDSVRAMAATARLRSLANILSGGRAGTDPADLAEAAQLAQGVLEGFAKMYASFPVVNIAGPDGLVVAGSNKEAIGKVNIGKRAYFHDSMQGETVISEPLMSMDIHDKAMVVSTPLLNAAGKPAGVLYAILPCRDVVASTIEGVRIGKTGYAYIVDNGGLMLAHPDAKLIQEFDAKKVEWGRQVLASPQGTLRYTTDTGVDRLLNFRLDPESGWIAVTCLDFSEINETTAHIRNAALGIMLAGAAIVGLIIFLVTRPIIRDLLQCVACAKAIAEGDLDKQLTITRNDELGTLFDALRSMVAHLKEMIAAAHQESEKAKEHSRMAEEAMRQAEQAGREAQAKTQAMLVAADKLEQVGSAVSSASTQLSAQIEQSDRGADESATRLSEAATAMNEMNATVQEVARNAGSASTASAETKQKAEAGAQVVKKAVRGIEDVHRMSLALKEDMVQLNGHAQDISRIMAVISDIADQTNLLALNAAIEAARAGEAGRGFAVVADEVRKLAEKTMASTNDVGNAIKAIQESTAKSMEGVERSVARIGEATELAGQSGSALEEIVATVEATADQVNAIATASEEQSAASEEINQSIVQVNDMSRQTAEAMAEAAKAVSGLAAQAQTLTELIRELKQA, from the coding sequence ATGAAACTCACCATTCAAAACAAGCTCCTGTTGCCCAGCCTGACGGCCCTTGTCATTCTGATTCTGTGCAGCACGCTGCTGGTTGCCGAGATGATCGCCAGCCGCCTGGAGGATAATTTCCGGCAGCAACTGGACGTGAGCAACAGCGTTCTGCTCAAAGGCGTGAACAACGCCGCCGTCAATTATAAGGACAGTGTGCGGGCCATGGCCGCCACGGCCCGGCTGCGCTCCCTGGCCAATATTCTGAGCGGGGGCCGGGCGGGAACCGATCCCGCAGATCTGGCGGAGGCCGCGCAATTGGCCCAGGGGGTTCTTGAAGGCTTCGCCAAGATGTACGCCTCCTTCCCGGTGGTCAACATCGCCGGGCCCGACGGCCTGGTGGTGGCGGGAAGCAACAAAGAGGCCATCGGCAAGGTAAATATCGGCAAACGCGCCTATTTCCACGACTCCATGCAGGGCGAAACAGTCATCTCCGAACCGCTTATGAGCATGGATATTCACGACAAGGCCATGGTGGTCTCCACGCCGCTGCTGAACGCCGCCGGCAAGCCCGCCGGGGTGCTTTACGCCATCCTGCCCTGCCGGGACGTCGTCGCCAGCACCATTGAGGGCGTGCGCATCGGCAAAACCGGCTATGCCTATATTGTGGACAACGGCGGCCTGATGCTGGCCCATCCCGACGCCAAACTGATCCAGGAATTCGACGCCAAGAAGGTGGAATGGGGACGCCAGGTGCTGGCCTCTCCCCAAGGAACCCTGCGCTACACCACCGACACGGGCGTGGACCGCCTGCTCAACTTCCGGCTGGACCCGGAATCCGGCTGGATCGCCGTCACCTGCCTGGACTTCTCGGAAATCAACGAAACCACGGCCCATATCCGCAATGCCGCCCTGGGCATCATGCTGGCCGGTGCGGCCATTGTGGGCCTGATCATCTTTCTGGTCACCCGGCCCATTATCCGCGACCTGCTGCAGTGCGTTGCGTGCGCCAAGGCCATCGCCGAGGGCGATCTGGACAAACAACTCACCATAACCCGCAACGATGAATTGGGCACGCTTTTTGACGCCCTGCGCAGCATGGTGGCCCACCTCAAGGAAATGATCGCCGCCGCCCACCAGGAGTCGGAAAAGGCCAAGGAGCATTCCCGCATGGCCGAGGAAGCCATGCGGCAGGCCGAACAGGCCGGCAGGGAAGCCCAGGCCAAGACCCAGGCCATGCTGGTGGCCGCCGACAAGCTGGAACAGGTGGGCAGCGCGGTTTCCTCCGCCTCCACCCAGTTGTCCGCCCAGATCGAGCAGTCCGACCGGGGCGCGGACGAGTCCGCCACCCGCCTCTCCGAGGCGGCCACGGCCATGAATGAAATGAACGCCACGGTCCAGGAAGTCGCCAGAAACGCCGGTTCCGCCTCCACGGCCTCCGCCGAAACCAAGCAAAAGGCCGAGGCGGGCGCGCAGGTGGTGAAAAAGGCCGTGCGCGGCATTGAGGATGTGCACCGGATGTCCCTGGCCCTCAAGGAAGATATGGTCCAGCTCAACGGGCACGCCCAGGACATCAGCCGGATCATGGCCGTCATCTCGGACATCGCGGACCAGACCAACCTCCTGGCCCTGAACGCCGCCATTGAGGCCGCCCGCGCGGGCGAAGCCGGGCGCGGTTTCGCCGTGGTGGCCGACGAGGTGCGCAAGCTGGCCGAAAAAACCATGGCCTCCACCAACGACGTGGGCAACGCCATCAAGGCCATCCAGGAAAGCACGGCCAAAAGCATGGAAGGCGTGGAGCGGTCCGTGGCGCGCATCGGCGAAGCCACGGAGCTCGCCGGGCAATCCGGCTCGGCCCTGGAAGAAATTGTGGCCACCGTGGAAGCCACGGCGGACCAGGTCAACGCCATCGCCACGGCCAGCGAGGAGCAGTCCGCCGCCAGCGAGGAAATCAACCAGTCCATTGTCCAGGTCAACGACATGTCCCGCCAGACAGCCGAAGCCATGGCAGAGGCCGCCAAGGCCGTGTCCGGCCTGGCCGCACAGGCCCAGACGCTCACGGAGCTGATCCGGGAGCTGAAACAGGCCTGA